In Phyllostomus discolor isolate MPI-MPIP mPhyDis1 chromosome 2, mPhyDis1.pri.v3, whole genome shotgun sequence, the following are encoded in one genomic region:
- the LOC114490560 gene encoding cytochrome c oxidase copper chaperone: MPGLAAASPAPSETQEKKPLKPCCACPETKKARDACIIEKGEEHCGHLIEAHKECMRALGFKI; this comes from the exons ATGCCGGGTCTGGCGGCCGCAAGCCCTGCCCCTTCTGAGACTCAGGAGAAGAAGCCGCTGAAACCCTGCTGCGCCTGCCCGGAGACCAAGAAGGCGCGCGATGCGTG CATCATTGAAAAAGGGGAAGAACACTGTGGACACCTAATTGAGGCCCACAAGGAGTGCATGAGAGCCCTGGGATTTAAGATATGA